One window of the Lynx canadensis isolate LIC74 chromosome D3, mLynCan4.pri.v2, whole genome shotgun sequence genome contains the following:
- the LOC115528022 gene encoding serine/arginine repetitive matrix protein 1-like, with the protein MGCGQGGEGCGGEGRVKNNNQCSARLLPGAPQDPDPRSKVGRQGIRERHQMGPVWGRGAGSAPCYSSRHRPHTSSLTFLKPPRLGSWQRQRWQQRRQSGGGGRDTSWACVHAGPEEGRGQGVGTRGFPESAEATVGGGSRSTCACSFALRSWSSLGGGERRGPDKRAGGRFSALRKLGTPSIIRLISLTPALPASLLRKLLASPSPLSFAHFPETPSDLAGESFQPPTPGLLSPAPPPPPASQSAEVQTCISPSLAGRQRGRRGGSRWGHWGGFRAGARRPRGIHVKGCVSQGSRNTGFNSSNWPSRKGPSAHIPPARPPARPGEPPPPPPPPPPGSEGSRRTCPFHCGSLSALPGASPGSPASYLYHTGLLSTHFTIPFQAGDFAAELKLLISVTSFFLSCDLDE; encoded by the exons ATGGGGTGTGGtcagggtggggaagggtgtggaggggaggggagggtgaagaACAACAATCAGTGCTCAGCTCGGCTCCTGCCCGGCGCGCCCCAGGACCCAGACCCTAGGAGTAAGGTCGGAAGGCAAGGAATCCGTGAGCGCCACCAAATGGGCCCTGTCTGGGGTCGGGGCGCGGGTTCAGCTCCCTGCTACTCCTCTCGCCACCGCCCACACACTTCGTCCCTCACTTTCCTAAAACCACCCCGGCTCGGCTCTTGGCAGCGACAGCGGTGGCAGCAGCGACGGCAAAGTGGCGGCGGAGGCCGAGACACCTCGTGGGCTTGTGTCCATGCCGGGCCTGAGgaagggagaggccagggagTGGGGACCCGGGGGTTCCCCGAGAGCGCAGAGGCGACCGTCGGCGGAGGTTCCAGGTCAACTTGTGCCTGCAGCTTTGCTCTTCGCAGTTGGtccagtttgggggggggggagcgaagGGGACCCGACAAGCGTGCGGGTGGGCGATTCTCAGCCCTCCGAAAGCTGGGAACCCCCTCGATTATCCGT CTCATTTCCCTCACCCCGGCCCTGCCTGCTTCCCTGCTTCGCAAACTGTTGGCTTCCCCGTCACCGCTCAGTTTTGCTCATTTTCCAGAGACGCCTTCAGACCTGGCAGGAGAATCCtttcagccccccacccccggcctcctctctcccgcgcccccccccccccccgcatctcAAAGCGCGGAAGTTCAGACGTGTATCTCCCCTTCCCTCGCGGGGCGGCAGCGGGGAAGGCGAGGAGGGAGCCGGTGGGGCCACTGGGGCGGCTTTAGAGCCGGAGCCCGGAGGCCCCGAGGGATTCACGTGAAAGGCTGCGTCTCCCAGGGCAGCAGGAACACAGGCTTTAACTCCAGCAACT GGCCGAGCAGAAAGGGACCCTCTGCCCACATCCCGCCCGCGCGCCCGCCCGCACGCCCGGgagagccgccgccgccgccgccgccgccgccgcccggctcCGAGGGATCCCGCCGGACCTGCCCCTTCCACTGCGGctcactctctgccctgcctGGCGCCAGTCCTGGATCGCCGGCTTCCTATTTATATCACACTGGGCTCCTCTCGACTCACTTTACCATCCCGTTCCAG GCTGGCGACTTCGCTGCTGAGCTGAAACTGCTAATTTCTGTGACCAGCTTTTTTCTTAGCTGTGATCTGGATGAATGA